The Glycine soja cultivar W05 chromosome 3, ASM419377v2, whole genome shotgun sequence genome window below encodes:
- the LOC114404935 gene encoding phosphoglycerate mutase-like protein AT74: MTTYTTTPDHNIQLTTQGMTQALRVGEHLRHVIGNDDCFPNWRVQFYVSPYTCTQSMLHELKRCFLKKRIIDVREESRIREKDFRNFHVKERMNVIKEIHEYISIHLKKFDQLHSRSLHVFDEGHHSHPIFSDASSRSRVFSQGCCRFPFFGVDIVFCANKQKG, translated from the exons ATGACGACGTATACCACCACACCTGACCACAACATTCAGTTAACGACACAAGGCATGACCCAGGCCCTCCGTGTCGGCGAACACCTCCGTCACGTGATAGGCAACGACGACTGCTTCCCTAACTGGCGGGTGCAGTTCTACGTGTCCCCCTACACCTGCACCCAATCGATGCTCCACGAGCTTAAACGGTGTTTCTTAAAGAAGAGGATTATCGACGTGAGAGAAGAGTCGCGAATCCGAGAAAAGGATTTCAGAAACTTTCATGTGAAAGAAAGGATGAATGTTATAAAGGAAATACACGAAT ATATATCCATCCATCTTAAGAAATTTGATCAGCTCCATAGTAGATCACTCCACGTCTTCGACGAAGGACATCACTCTCATCCCATCTTCAGCGATGCATCCTCCCGTTCTCGTGTCTTCTCTCAAGGATGTTGCCGTTTCCCATTCTTTGGTGTGGACATTGTGTTCTGTGCAAACAAGCAGAAAGGATAa
- the LOC114406148 gene encoding uncharacterized protein LOC114406148 — protein sequence MTRSTLPPSSPISLFVSLMCVAFACATSLNKIEHCELDCASSTVEGLNVVGDCEPKCSQELKIPTQIEKEGQDAIKEYLDTVFSNALFGGGSIETGQNKETQIEDKGEKNVDADKSAYTAPKEPGVEHKLAIPSHIEEQGEDAIKEYLDNLFSNALFGTDSTQTGHNQEARPDRYSVEPDSKTQIKHEGESMNAQKSSYKLPKEPGEEQLLDGDLAVNVDLEIVGDGEYVLKIKRVNPSLTNHDEVERAKHMAQNGAMLLHYGEILQDMGEKLISQSQASLYSVFKIPTPPKLKSDQ from the exons ATGACGCGGTCAACGCTTCCACCCTCATCTCCGATCTCCCTCTTCGTGTCGCTCATGTGCGTTGCTTTCGCGTGCGCCACATCGTTGAACAAAATTGAGCACTGCGAGTTGGATTGTGCAAGTTCCACGGTGGAGGGGCTGAACGTGGTTGGTGACTGCGAACCCAAGTGTTCTCAGGAGTTGAAGATTCCGacccaaattgaaaaagaaggGCAAGACGCGATCAAAGAGTATTTGGATACCGTTTTCAGCAACGCGCTCTTTGGCGGTGGTTCAATTGAAACAGGGCAGAATAAGGAAACACAAATTGAGGACAAGG GTGAGAAGAATGTGGATGCAGATAAATCAGCTTATACAGCGCCCAAAGAGCCTGGGGTAGAACATAAGCTGGCAATTCCAAGCCATATAGAAGAACAAGGGGAAGACGCGATCAAAGAGTATTTGGATAACCTATTCAGCAACGCACTTTTTGGCACTGATTCAACTCAAACAGGGCATAATCAGGAAGCACGTCCAGACCGCTATTCTGTCGAACCTGACAGCAAAACACAAATTAAGCACGAGG GTGAGAGTATGAATGCACAAAAATCATCTTATAAACTTCCCAAAGAGCCAGGGGAAGAACAATTGTTAGATGGTGATCTTGCAGTCAACGTTGACCTTGAGATTGTGGGCGATGGAGAGTATGTTCTTAAGATCAAGAGGGTAAATCCAAGTTTAACCAATCATGATGAAGTAGAAAGGGCTAAGCATATGGCTCAAAACGGAGCCATGTTGTTACATTACGGAGAGATTCTTCAAGACATGGGAGAGAAACTGATTTCTCAGTCCCAAGCATCACTTTACTCAGTATTTAAAATCCCTACACCTCCCAAATTGAAGTCTGATCAATGA